A window of the Teredinibacter franksiae genome harbors these coding sequences:
- a CDS encoding molecular chaperone DnaJ yields MHKYRRLPATERKQWVVKIVAFSLIGIVLLAVITGRMHWLGGVLATVAGFAKFGLRSVVRFFPLFKLFGKKAFGNPVFNTPFLKIQLDLKNNRVSGEVIDGPYKGTAIESLNDEQLAELESHYQKNDRRSWYLIRMLRQFSSRTASGNADTNSQHKSQNDYSSVSDPSLDEALQVLGFSAGTNIKDLDKKIVIQAHRRLMQKIHPDRGGNDYLASRVNIAKEVVLKHIG; encoded by the coding sequence ATGCATAAGTATCGCCGGCTGCCCGCCACCGAAAGAAAACAGTGGGTGGTGAAAATAGTGGCTTTTAGTCTAATCGGTATCGTGTTATTGGCCGTTATTACCGGACGAATGCATTGGCTGGGGGGCGTACTGGCAACGGTAGCCGGGTTTGCCAAATTTGGATTGCGCTCTGTCGTTCGTTTTTTTCCTTTATTCAAACTCTTTGGCAAAAAAGCCTTTGGCAACCCTGTATTCAACACGCCTTTTCTAAAAATACAGCTCGACCTAAAAAATAATCGGGTGAGCGGTGAAGTAATTGATGGCCCCTATAAAGGCACAGCCATCGAATCACTGAATGACGAACAGCTTGCCGAGCTAGAAAGCCACTATCAAAAAAATGATCGAAGATCTTGGTATCTGATTCGAATGCTGCGGCAGTTTTCCAGTAGAACCGCTAGCGGGAACGCTGATACCAACTCACAGCATAAAAGCCAAAACGACTACAGCTCCGTAAGCGACCCATCTTTAGATGAAGCATTACAGGTTTTGGGCTTTTCAGCAGGTACAAATATAAAAGATTTGGATAAAAAAATAGTCATACAAGCGCATCGGCGCCTTATGCAAAAAATTCACCCTGATCGCGGTGGAAATGATTACTTGGCTTCTAGGGTTAATATTGCGAAAGAAGTTGTACTGAAACATATTGGCTAG